The Methylomonas montana genome has a window encoding:
- the pheT gene encoding phenylalanine--tRNA ligase subunit beta: MQVSEAWLRELVNPPVATAELVEQLTMAGLEVDAVTPVAAEFSGVVVGEVLSTIQHPNADKLRVCQVNVGQVEPLQIVCGASNVRPGLKIPAALIGAVLPGDFKIKESKLRGELSFGMLCSEKELGLAVSSEGLMELPADAPVGVDIRDYLALNDNVIELGLTPNRADCLSVEGVAREVAVLNKLPFQATAFATIEPQHQQTLDVKVEDSQACPVYLGRLIKNINPAAVTPLWMQERLRRCGIRSLSPVVDVTNYVLIELGQPLHAFDADKLSAPIVVRRSRAGESLALLNDQTIELDGEALVIADQRQALALAGVMGGKDSAVFGETRDIFLECAFFTPLNVAGKARQFGLHTDSSHRFERGVDFNLQRRAIERATQLILEIAGGSPGPVQEVIAAAALPARAPVKLRSQRIAKVLGIQFDDDEVHTLFEGLGMQVQASESGWEITPPGFRFDIAIEEDLLEEIGRIYGYNNLPSSSLLMRSELGKAPEAQLPLARLQDCLVDRGYQEAITYSFVDEAMQNAVAPGEEFIRIKNPISSELAVMRTTLWCGLLNAALYNINRQQNRVRLFETGLRFFYQDGQIQQRKMLSGLALGTVNAEQWGEKARKTDFFDVKADVEALFGLAGIGADFVAFQHPALHPGQTAQIKNQRGDVLGLIGMLHPTLEKQLGFDSPVFLFELEQDAVLERQVPKFSPLSKFPSVRRDMALLVEEAVSVATIISTIEQCQEAAIREISIFDIYRGQGVVEGCKSVALGLVLQDFTQTLTDTEIDAIFRKVLDTLAAKLNAKLRE, translated from the coding sequence ATGCAAGTCAGTGAAGCCTGGTTAAGAGAACTGGTCAATCCGCCTGTCGCTACCGCCGAATTGGTTGAGCAGTTGACCATGGCCGGTCTGGAAGTCGATGCCGTAACGCCTGTTGCCGCCGAATTCAGCGGTGTAGTCGTTGGAGAAGTGCTGTCCACCATTCAACATCCTAATGCCGATAAACTTAGGGTTTGTCAGGTCAACGTTGGCCAGGTCGAACCGTTGCAAATCGTTTGTGGCGCCAGCAACGTCCGGCCTGGCTTGAAAATTCCTGCGGCGTTGATCGGCGCAGTATTGCCTGGCGATTTTAAAATCAAGGAATCCAAACTGCGTGGCGAATTGTCGTTTGGCATGCTGTGCTCGGAAAAAGAGTTAGGCTTGGCGGTTAGTTCGGAAGGTTTGATGGAATTGCCGGCAGATGCGCCGGTTGGTGTCGATATCCGCGATTATTTGGCACTGAACGACAATGTGATCGAGTTGGGTTTGACGCCAAACCGAGCCGATTGCTTGAGCGTCGAAGGCGTTGCCAGGGAAGTGGCGGTGTTGAATAAGCTGCCGTTCCAGGCAACGGCGTTCGCTACTATCGAACCGCAGCACCAACAAACCCTGGACGTTAAGGTCGAAGACTCTCAAGCTTGCCCGGTTTATCTCGGGCGTTTGATCAAAAATATCAATCCTGCCGCGGTCACGCCATTGTGGATGCAAGAACGTCTGCGCCGTTGCGGCATTCGTAGCTTAAGCCCGGTCGTCGATGTTACCAATTATGTGTTGATTGAACTGGGTCAACCGCTGCATGCTTTCGATGCCGATAAACTGAGTGCGCCAATTGTGGTTAGACGCAGTCGAGCCGGCGAGTCCTTGGCTTTATTGAACGATCAAACCATAGAACTGGACGGCGAAGCGCTAGTGATTGCCGATCAGCGGCAAGCCTTGGCTTTGGCCGGGGTGATGGGCGGCAAGGACAGCGCGGTATTCGGTGAAACGCGCGACATTTTCCTGGAGTGCGCTTTTTTTACGCCGCTCAATGTGGCTGGTAAGGCTCGCCAATTTGGTTTGCATACCGATTCCTCGCACCGCTTCGAGAGAGGCGTGGATTTTAATTTACAACGCCGTGCCATCGAGCGCGCGACCCAATTGATTCTGGAGATTGCCGGCGGTAGCCCCGGTCCGGTTCAAGAAGTGATTGCTGCTGCGGCGCTGCCGGCCAGAGCGCCGGTCAAATTGCGTAGCCAGCGTATTGCTAAAGTGCTGGGAATTCAATTCGACGACGATGAGGTGCATACCTTGTTCGAAGGCCTGGGGATGCAAGTCCAGGCATCCGAGAGTGGTTGGGAAATTACCCCGCCGGGTTTTCGTTTCGATATCGCCATAGAAGAAGATTTGCTGGAAGAAATTGGCCGAATCTACGGTTATAACAATTTACCTAGCAGCAGTCTGTTGATGCGTTCCGAGCTGGGGAAGGCGCCTGAGGCGCAGTTGCCATTGGCCAGATTGCAGGATTGTTTGGTCGATCGCGGTTATCAGGAAGCGATCACCTATAGCTTTGTCGACGAGGCGATGCAAAATGCCGTTGCGCCGGGCGAAGAGTTTATCCGGATTAAAAACCCGATATCCTCCGAGTTGGCGGTCATGCGTACCACGTTATGGTGCGGTTTGCTGAACGCAGCCTTGTACAATATCAACCGCCAGCAGAATCGGGTACGCTTGTTCGAAACTGGCTTGCGGTTTTTCTATCAAGACGGGCAAATTCAGCAACGGAAAATGTTATCCGGTTTGGCCTTGGGTACGGTTAATGCCGAGCAATGGGGCGAAAAAGCCAGGAAAACGGATTTTTTCGATGTGAAAGCCGATGTCGAAGCCTTATTTGGTTTAGCCGGTATCGGCGCCGACTTCGTAGCATTTCAGCATCCGGCATTGCATCCCGGCCAAACTGCACAAATTAAAAACCAACGCGGCGACGTATTAGGTTTGATTGGCATGTTGCATCCGACATTGGAGAAGCAATTGGGTTTCGATAGCCCGGTGTTTCTGTTCGAGTTGGAGCAAGACGCTGTGTTGGAGCGCCAGGTGCCTAAATTTAGTCCATTATCCAAATTTCCTTCCGTACGCCGAGATATGGCGTTATTGGTAGAGGAAGCAGTATCGGTTGCTACGATTATCAGCACTATTGAACAGTGTCAGGAAGCGGCAATACGCGAAATATCGATTTTCGATATTTATCGTGGACAAGGCGTAGTCGAGGGTTGCAAGAGTGTCGCGTTAGGTCTGGTTTTGCAGGATTTTACACAAACCCTTACCGACACCGAAATTGATGCTATATTTCGCAAAGTGCTGGACACTTTAGCGGCTAAACTGAATGCAAAATTGAGGGAGTGA
- the ihfA gene encoding integration host factor subunit alpha: MALTKADIAEKLFEDLGLNKREAKEIVELFFDEIKKSLESGEQVKISGFGKFELRDKSGRPGRNPKTGEEIPITPRRVVTFRTGQKLKARVEAYAGTQ; the protein is encoded by the coding sequence GTGGCATTAACCAAAGCAGATATTGCAGAGAAATTGTTTGAAGACCTCGGTTTAAACAAACGAGAAGCTAAAGAAATCGTAGAGTTATTTTTCGACGAAATTAAAAAAAGCCTGGAGAGTGGAGAGCAGGTAAAAATCTCCGGGTTTGGTAAATTCGAGTTGCGTGACAAAAGTGGCCGTCCAGGTAGAAACCCCAAAACCGGCGAAGAGATCCCCATCACGCCACGCCGCGTCGTGACTTTTAGAACAGGGCAAAAATTGAAAGCTCGAGTGGAAGCATATGCTGGAACCCAGTAA
- a CDS encoding MerR family transcriptional regulator: MLEPSNNNELPVIPAKRYFTIGEVSELCGVKPHVLRYWEQEFTELSPVKRRGNRRYYQRHDVLLIRQIRALLYEQGYTIGGARAHLTSGSAKEDSLRTKQLIHQMIGELEDILELLK; encoded by the coding sequence ATGCTGGAACCCAGTAACAACAACGAACTGCCGGTCATTCCGGCCAAACGTTATTTTACGATAGGTGAAGTCAGCGAGCTGTGTGGCGTCAAGCCGCATGTGTTGCGCTACTGGGAGCAGGAATTCACCGAGCTGAGCCCGGTAAAAAGGCGAGGCAATCGGCGTTATTACCAGCGCCATGATGTACTGCTGATTCGGCAAATTCGGGCTTTGTTATACGAGCAAGGTTATACGATAGGCGGGGCGAGGGCCCATCTAACTAGTGGTAGTGCCAAGGAAGACAGCCTACGGACCAAACAATTGATTCACCAAATGATAGGCGAATTAGAAGATATTTTAGAGTTGTTGAAATAG
- a CDS encoding tyrosine-type recombinase/integrase, translating into MYKRKDTWWIQFTAPDGTRIQRSAGTKIKQEAQELHDRLKADAWKTKNLGAKPIRTWQEAVIKWLIEQGHKRSIETDKFHLRWLDDILGNKTLNQIDKMMLERITEAKKAEGSSNATANRILSLIRAILNRAKNEWEWIDAVPNFRFLPEPNERIRWLTHEEASKLLIELPSHLEAMARFALATGLREANVTGLKWSQVDLRRECAWIDAAQAKAKKPISVPLNTDAMAVLRSQQGQHNTFVFTFDGEPIKKAGGKAWKKALKRAEIEDFRWHDLRHTWASWHVQAGTPLNVLQELGGWASYDMVLRYAHLSSEHLKVHAGNSKLVVTKILHFEKRA; encoded by the coding sequence ATCTACAAGCGAAAAGACACATGGTGGATCCAATTCACCGCGCCGGACGGAACGAGAATACAACGATCTGCTGGCACTAAAATCAAGCAAGAAGCGCAAGAACTGCACGACAGATTAAAGGCTGATGCTTGGAAAACGAAAAATCTTGGCGCGAAGCCAATACGCACTTGGCAAGAAGCAGTTATCAAGTGGCTTATCGAACAGGGTCATAAGCGAAGCATAGAAACCGACAAATTTCACCTTCGTTGGCTTGATGACATTCTTGGCAACAAGACTTTAAATCAAATCGACAAAATGATGTTGGAGCGCATTACGGAGGCAAAAAAAGCCGAAGGTTCGAGTAATGCCACTGCCAATCGGATTCTTTCGCTGATCCGGGCGATTTTGAATCGTGCTAAAAACGAGTGGGAATGGATTGATGCTGTACCCAATTTTCGCTTTTTGCCAGAACCGAATGAGCGAATCCGCTGGTTAACACATGAGGAAGCCAGCAAGCTCTTAATTGAGCTGCCAAGTCATTTGGAAGCCATGGCAAGATTCGCTCTTGCTACTGGCCTGAGGGAAGCCAACGTCACCGGTTTAAAATGGTCGCAAGTCGATTTGAGGCGAGAATGTGCATGGATAGATGCCGCGCAAGCTAAAGCCAAAAAGCCGATTTCTGTACCGCTCAATACTGATGCTATGGCAGTACTTAGAAGTCAACAAGGGCAGCACAATACCTTTGTTTTTACTTTTGATGGCGAACCCATCAAAAAGGCCGGCGGAAAAGCCTGGAAAAAGGCGCTAAAACGCGCAGAAATTGAGGACTTCCGATGGCATGACTTACGCCATACTTGGGCAAGTTGGCACGTTCAAGCGGGAACGCCGTTAAACGTTCTGCAAGAACTAGGAGGATGGGCAAGTTACGACATGGTTTTAAGATATGCACATCTTTCGAGTGAACACCTTAAAGTCCATGCAGGAAACTCAAAGCTTGTTGTGACAAAAATACTACACTTCGAAAAAAGAGCGTAG
- a CDS encoding helix-turn-helix domain-containing protein translates to MLGMIMIAVRSVRPACKRYVDNNHRRLIQKTAMETLDLNEAALFLKINPEVLRRKAKSKQVPGKKVGKRWVFVKEHLADWVSDRYPASARNLQVVDGYTSKENIPCQSTSEKTHGGSNSPRRTEREYNDLLALKSSKKRKNCTTD, encoded by the coding sequence ATGCTAGGGATGATCATGATCGCTGTGAGATCTGTAAGACCGGCATGTAAGCGATATGTTGATAATAACCACAGACGCCTAATTCAAAAAACTGCTATGGAGACACTTGATTTAAATGAAGCCGCACTTTTTTTGAAGATCAATCCAGAAGTACTCCGAAGAAAAGCAAAATCGAAGCAAGTTCCCGGTAAAAAAGTTGGGAAACGATGGGTTTTTGTTAAGGAACATCTTGCCGATTGGGTCAGTGATCGTTATCCTGCATCTGCGAGAAATCTGCAAGTAGTTGACGGATATACATCTAAGGAGAATATTCCATGTCAATCTACAAGCGAAAAGACACATGGTGGATCCAATTCACCGCGCCGGACGGAACGAGAATACAACGATCTGCTGGCACTAAAATCAAGCAAGAAGCGCAAGAACTGCACGACAGATTAA
- a CDS encoding FlhC family transcriptional regulator, which yields MLKKYQQQSLAIELLNRHAKVKIVHQATGIPIKLLRQTYRQLHGRSPSRGSIKFSTRGLTGSRRKHKDVTLFAVCYRAASNKSADSQIQTLISAFDAYKRSYPSGQLDFSAAWVVAQDIKDKKVQISTCKNCRAWVLLNARDDHDRCEICKTGM from the coding sequence ATGCTCAAGAAATATCAACAGCAATCCCTGGCAATTGAACTGCTTAATCGTCACGCCAAGGTCAAAATCGTGCATCAAGCCACGGGTATTCCGATCAAGCTATTGAGACAGACATACCGTCAATTGCATGGCCGTTCGCCCAGCCGTGGATCCATCAAATTTTCCACCCGTGGCTTGACTGGAAGCCGGCGGAAACACAAGGACGTAACGCTGTTTGCCGTGTGCTATCGGGCTGCTTCAAACAAATCGGCCGACAGTCAAATCCAAACACTGATAAGCGCTTTTGACGCCTACAAGCGTTCCTATCCTTCCGGGCAACTCGACTTTTCGGCTGCTTGGGTGGTGGCCCAGGACATCAAAGATAAAAAAGTTCAGATTTCGACATGCAAGAATTGTCGAGCCTGGGTCTTGTTAAATGCTAGGGATGATCATGATCGCTGTGAGATCTGTAAGACCGGCATGTAA
- a CDS encoding STAS-like domain-containing protein yields the protein MHIVVVTATNSQIPQSIHGKNLARLARECFANQQSLTIDFKDVKSITLGFFQELFLPLVSEFGSDFLKSKLKIVNMAGHIDNMMQSAFKNLEVYFDKLTAIDQLGCDEEIYAMNQAWLIKAREIARENPVLTELILGITDEAMRLAVERLSLEDIDFIARSNWLCFTPRFSSQFIQNINRESPPMVEAMLGLSGTID from the coding sequence ATGCATATCGTTGTCGTCACAGCCACCAATTCCCAAATACCTCAGTCTATCCATGGCAAAAACCTCGCGCGACTGGCACGCGAGTGCTTTGCCAATCAGCAATCGCTGACGATTGATTTTAAGGACGTTAAAAGCATCACGCTGGGGTTCTTTCAGGAATTGTTTTTGCCATTGGTCTCCGAATTCGGATCCGATTTTCTGAAATCGAAACTGAAAATAGTCAATATGGCGGGGCACATCGACAACATGATGCAGTCAGCATTCAAAAATCTTGAGGTCTACTTTGACAAACTGACGGCGATCGATCAACTGGGTTGCGATGAAGAGATTTATGCCATGAATCAGGCCTGGCTCATCAAAGCCAGAGAAATCGCACGGGAGAACCCGGTGCTGACTGAATTAATCTTGGGGATTACCGATGAGGCCATGCGCTTGGCAGTTGAACGTTTATCTTTAGAAGACATTGATTTCATTGCCCGCTCCAACTGGCTATGTTTTACCCCCCGATTTTCGAGTCAATTTATTCAAAACATCAACAGAGAATCTCCACCGATGGTGGAAGCCATGCTCGGATTGAGCGGCACTATTGATTAA
- a CDS encoding FlhC family transcriptional regulator, with amino-acid sequence MWIFSNRVSLELRMKPMPFKSRSNIGTDLLLAERLIQLGARPPIVSQLCHLTRKQSIEFFKAVQGQPPKQGMLPHDHQWAIRSAFNNIHASLFLSMIENIRHRLSTPNLSATLLVTAYEIYSNVASRILADRQCIQPHSSQHYPLDINRAWYLISLLSAGDLVFILCGRCRARYLGMIHPDTAFSQCPICEVWTDRSGRRRWISTKSKMLTLNKPSAR; translated from the coding sequence ATGTGGATCTTCTCCAACCGTGTATCACTGGAACTGCGGATGAAACCAATGCCCTTTAAAAGCAGGTCAAACATTGGCACAGACTTGCTATTGGCGGAAAGACTAATCCAACTCGGCGCCCGTCCGCCAATTGTTAGCCAACTCTGCCATTTAACCCGAAAGCAAAGCATCGAATTTTTTAAAGCGGTACAAGGACAACCGCCCAAACAAGGCATGCTGCCACATGATCATCAATGGGCCATCCGCTCGGCGTTCAACAACATTCATGCCTCGCTATTTTTAAGCATGATCGAAAACATCAGACACCGGCTTTCTACTCCGAACCTGAGTGCAACCTTACTGGTTACGGCCTATGAGATCTACAGCAACGTCGCTTCCAGAATTTTAGCCGATCGGCAATGTATCCAACCGCACTCCAGCCAACATTATCCGTTAGATATAAACCGCGCTTGGTATTTAATCAGCCTGCTCTCGGCGGGTGATTTGGTATTCATTCTTTGCGGGCGTTGCCGCGCCCGTTACCTGGGCATGATTCATCCTGATACTGCATTTAGTCAATGCCCTATTTGCGAAGTGTGGACTGATCGCTCAGGTCGGCGACGCTGGATTTCCACAAAATCAAAAATGCTCACATTGAACAAACCAAGCGCTCGTTAG
- a CDS encoding flagellar transcriptional regulator FlhD, with amino-acid sequence MSEVKMILECSYLDQTPSKTPLVAGKASGKQNEIRRISGSFNPSDRTNSLPLSKWPSITCRKQHRQPNKPIIFNNAKSYQSGRPELCDPNQVTLRPGHFRVACLAYRQQSLINSEAFMSTLDEDLARLNFEYLMLARECSRSNPEETAWRFGLDRNGIDHLAGMTQEQLREHAESSRAVIQLLPVYVPSNLPMVAYVDLLQPCITGTADETNAL; translated from the coding sequence ATGAGCGAAGTAAAAATGATTTTGGAATGTAGTTATTTAGATCAAACACCAAGTAAGACGCCGCTTGTCGCGGGCAAAGCCTCTGGCAAGCAGAACGAGATTAGAAGAATTTCAGGATCATTCAATCCATCAGATCGAACAAATAGCCTGCCGTTATCAAAGTGGCCATCCATCACATGCCGAAAGCAGCATCGCCAGCCCAATAAGCCGATTATTTTCAACAACGCCAAATCATATCAATCGGGGCGTCCAGAGCTTTGTGACCCAAATCAGGTCACTTTGCGACCGGGACATTTCCGCGTTGCCTGTCTAGCATATCGACAACAGTCGTTAATCAACTCAGAGGCGTTTATGTCAACACTGGATGAAGATCTTGCCCGGTTAAATTTCGAATATCTCATGCTAGCCAGGGAATGCTCACGCAGTAACCCTGAAGAAACGGCCTGGCGCTTTGGATTAGATCGGAATGGTATAGACCATCTCGCCGGCATGACACAGGAGCAACTTCGTGAACACGCCGAAAGCAGTCGCGCAGTAATTCAGTTATTGCCGGTCTATGTTCCAAGCAACTTGCCCATGGTTGCCTATGTGGATCTTCTCCAACCGTGTATCACTGGAACTGCGGATGAAACCAATGCCCTTTAA
- a CDS encoding ATP-binding protein, which yields MNTQISEVAMKVNQANLVKNLRFSFTNKTTVLGELIQNARRANAAMVVINFCPETKTLQVLDDGCGIDSIATLLTVAESGWDADVVAHEHPFGIGFLSALFACRQISVMSKSGSIDVETDHILAFKPVTITPVHDWSGITRITLQDVELDMGQIATTLKRLVRGFPIPVLFNDQLLERSCALDSGLTFVDTEIGAIYLHGIDHPNGAQYEFDVYLQGLPIYSSHSYTSHRHIIHLDSSRFHARLPDRDKLVDEADVIKRVKAVLAQTIEQRFIQMKATLSAEAFVGFYEMLRHWELLKLLNDVPVVPPEALREIIAYPVCDTEVFDNFEQRPEKAMTRAEIMARGIVSIDDDIKQDGAGRYLFAWSRDYFLYHGTLDKGHWIHALVRHLNDEELVIESVNESHQAQFQGDWCWVSVRFCDAYRIQLGQDVVEIRDEACYQGQENADDIIVPRGDCSAQVLQQMASFKSEYDEFQESTFESDSDAFIAFVVANTASDPANAMQRLLPDFCGCPALYGKAFVVELDQQGKTASVMAFPAESGQKQILQTSMN from the coding sequence ATGAACACACAAATCAGTGAAGTCGCGATGAAAGTCAACCAAGCCAATTTGGTCAAAAATCTACGTTTCAGTTTCACCAACAAAACCACGGTGCTGGGTGAGCTAATCCAAAATGCTCGCCGGGCCAATGCGGCCATGGTGGTGATTAACTTTTGTCCTGAAACCAAAACGCTACAGGTTTTGGATGATGGTTGCGGCATCGACTCAATTGCAACACTACTGACAGTCGCCGAATCCGGTTGGGACGCAGACGTGGTTGCCCATGAGCATCCGTTTGGAATCGGATTTTTATCGGCACTGTTTGCCTGTCGGCAAATCAGCGTCATGAGCAAAAGCGGATCAATTGACGTCGAAACCGACCACATTTTGGCATTTAAACCAGTGACGATCACGCCAGTCCACGACTGGAGCGGTATCACCCGCATTACCTTGCAGGATGTGGAGTTGGACATGGGGCAAATTGCCACCACGCTGAAACGCTTGGTGCGCGGCTTTCCAATTCCAGTGCTGTTCAATGATCAATTGCTTGAACGCTCCTGCGCACTGGATAGTGGATTGACCTTTGTTGACACCGAGATTGGCGCGATTTATTTGCATGGCATAGACCACCCCAATGGGGCGCAGTATGAGTTCGATGTCTATCTGCAAGGTTTGCCCATATATTCCTCGCACAGCTACACATCGCATCGCCATATCATTCATCTGGACTCCTCCCGTTTTCACGCTCGCTTGCCGGATCGTGACAAGCTGGTCGATGAAGCCGATGTGATCAAACGGGTTAAAGCGGTTCTGGCACAAACCATCGAACAGCGCTTTATCCAGATGAAAGCCACTCTGTCTGCTGAAGCGTTCGTTGGTTTTTATGAAATGCTGCGGCATTGGGAGCTGTTGAAGTTACTCAACGATGTACCTGTAGTGCCGCCCGAGGCTTTACGCGAAATCATTGCCTACCCGGTTTGCGATACCGAGGTTTTCGATAACTTCGAACAGCGGCCGGAAAAAGCCATGACCCGTGCAGAAATTATGGCCCGCGGCATCGTCTCGATTGATGATGACATCAAACAGGACGGCGCTGGCCGTTATTTGTTTGCCTGGAGCCGGGATTATTTTCTGTACCACGGCACGTTGGATAAAGGTCATTGGATTCATGCCCTGGTTCGGCATCTCAATGATGAGGAGCTAGTGATTGAATCGGTCAATGAAAGCCACCAGGCTCAATTCCAAGGTGATTGGTGCTGGGTTAGCGTGCGTTTTTGCGATGCGTACCGAATCCAACTGGGACAGGATGTTGTTGAAATCAGGGATGAGGCTTGCTACCAAGGTCAGGAAAACGCCGATGACATCATTGTGCCCAGAGGCGATTGCTCGGCTCAGGTGTTGCAACAAATGGCCAGCTTCAAAAGCGAATATGATGAATTTCAGGAGTCGACATTTGAAAGCGATTCGGATGCCTTCATTGCCTTTGTGGTGGCCAATACCGCGAGCGATCCGGCCAATGCCATGCAACGCTTGTTACCGGATTTTTGCGGTTGTCCTGCCTTGTACGGTAAAGCCTTCGTGGTTGAGTTGGATCAGCAAGGTAAAACGGCTTCGGTGATGGCATTTCCTGCCGAATCGGGTCAAAAGCAAATCCTTCAAACCAGCATGAATTGA
- a CDS encoding vWA domain-containing protein — protein MKNRTLHNAFPIVAAAIGNRFGVKVSVGGDKAETDGQTIWLPAYEGDDADFQDYAWGLLAHEAAHIRYSDFTLRFGHSVLRRRLCGAIEDVRIEHELAKDFPGTRLTIRTVIEKMIVKRDFVASSIDDHPANILYSFVLKSLRAKVLGQSALQPLVEQTELALKAKFPKGAVTRLKGLLSEVPLGLQSESDCLQLTDRVLTMIEQEFEQQLLRNQTLSSADEDTPPEPDDTDQAAVSADLDDSNGSDSEEDMEHDQRLPADNDDEQSSESGGNDDSNPENPDDQPGAQAESSSSNPQGDDEEFTEIADPRGVLQTLLSAGDDDIEQDLFESLKTALSLAAENVSELLMPSGDEPPMDERAGAFLLRKVQGESGKIRAALQGLVQSQTLNRSQHASRGRRMDGKRLHRLPLGETKLFQRKQAKAAPNTAIHLLLDKSESMGYQVLMVMTDGQPNDTLSTLELLQRCRDSGIETVGIGLGLDVSHLFPIAITINDLSELRAQLFELSKSLLLAA, from the coding sequence ATGAAAAATAGAACCTTACACAACGCATTTCCCATCGTCGCGGCGGCCATTGGCAATCGCTTTGGCGTCAAAGTCAGTGTCGGCGGTGATAAAGCCGAAACCGATGGCCAAACCATTTGGCTGCCGGCCTATGAGGGCGACGATGCGGATTTTCAGGATTACGCCTGGGGACTGTTGGCCCACGAGGCGGCGCATATTCGTTATTCGGATTTTACGCTGCGCTTTGGGCATTCGGTATTACGCAGGCGCTTATGCGGTGCCATCGAAGATGTCCGCATCGAGCACGAACTGGCCAAGGACTTTCCAGGGACACGGCTGACCATCCGCACGGTGATAGAAAAGATGATTGTCAAAAGGGACTTTGTAGCCAGCAGTATTGATGATCATCCGGCTAATATTCTGTACAGCTTTGTGTTGAAAAGTTTGCGGGCAAAGGTATTAGGTCAATCGGCCCTGCAACCTTTGGTTGAGCAAACCGAACTGGCACTAAAAGCGAAGTTTCCGAAAGGTGCGGTAACCCGACTGAAAGGCTTGTTGTCCGAAGTGCCGCTGGGTTTGCAATCGGAATCCGATTGTCTGCAGTTGACCGACCGTGTCCTGACGATGATCGAGCAGGAGTTCGAGCAACAACTGCTGCGCAATCAGACACTGTCATCGGCAGATGAGGACACACCGCCTGAACCGGATGATACGGATCAGGCCGCTGTATCAGCAGATTTGGACGATTCGAACGGCTCGGATTCCGAGGAGGATATGGAACACGATCAACGTTTACCTGCCGATAATGACGACGAACAGTCTTCAGAATCCGGTGGTAACGATGATTCGAATCCGGAAAATCCTGACGATCAACCCGGTGCGCAGGCAGAAAGTTCTTCATCCAATCCTCAAGGTGATGATGAAGAGTTCACGGAGATTGCCGACCCGAGGGGCGTCTTGCAAACTCTATTGTCCGCCGGAGACGATGACATCGAACAGGATTTGTTTGAATCGCTGAAAACGGCGTTGTCATTGGCGGCGGAAAATGTATCGGAATTGCTGATGCCGAGCGGCGACGAGCCACCCATGGACGAGAGGGCCGGTGCGTTTTTACTGCGCAAGGTGCAAGGCGAATCGGGAAAAATCCGTGCCGCTTTGCAAGGCTTGGTGCAATCGCAAACCTTAAACCGCTCGCAACACGCCAGTCGTGGTCGGCGGATGGATGGCAAGCGTTTACACCGTTTGCCATTAGGCGAAACCAAGCTGTTTCAACGCAAACAGGCCAAAGCTGCACCCAATACGGCGATTCATCTGTTACTGGATAAATCCGAAAGCATGGGTTATCAGGTGCTGATGGTGATGACCGATGGTCAACCCAACGATACCCTGAGCACGCTGGAATTGTTGCAGCGTTGTCGGGATAGCGGTATTGAAACGGTAGGTATCGGTTTGGGACTGGATGTCAGTCATCTGTTCCCGATTGCCATCACTATTAACGATCTATCGGAGCTGAGAGCGCAATTGTTCGAACTCTCGAAATCGTTGTTGTTGGCGGCGTAA